GCTTGAGATTAAGGAGTAGTAATTGGGATGTATGGAATTGATCAGCTACTACTCCCAATTCCTCACTCCCGTTTTAAAACCGAATGCGGATCAATTTTAGCTAAGATATATTAATAAACTGTTGATATATTTCTCAAATTGTGTTCTTTTGCAGGTGAATACTGCAACCGAATGGGAAATTGTTGAGTTGAGGAACAAAAAAATTGTCTAAGCAAGATTTGATTGAAATGGAAGGTACAGTTACTGAGTCCTTACCCAATGCGATGTTTCGCGTTGATTTGGACAATGGGTTTAATGTACTAGCACACATTTCTGGAAAGATCCGCCGCAACTATATCAAAATTTTGCCAGGCGATCGCGTCAAGGTTGAACTCACTCCCTATGACCTGACAAAAGGCCGAATTACCTATAGATTGCGGAAAAAATAATTAAATCCAGAAAAAATTAGTTATATGTGAAGAATCTTACCATAAAATCAACTTGTTGGGAGATTCTCATTTACTTAACTGTAATATTTTTCTAGAAATGCTATAATTTTATATTTGGAGTCAATTACAAAAGGCATGAAAGTCCGAGCCTCTGTCAAAAAAATTTGTGAAAAGTGTAACGTGATTCGCCGTCGTGGTCGCGTTATGGTGATTTGCTCTAACCCCAAGCATAAACAACGTCAAGGATAACACTCTCAGTATTGGAGAGTTAACCGCGACTAGGAAAAAATCACCAAAAAAATTCTAGATGTGGCGTATCAATCACCCACATCTTAACCAAGAGAACTTGCGAGAACAACAGGGAGAAATTCATTGTGGCACGTATTGCCGGCGTAGACCTGCCACGCGATAAACGCGTTGAGATTGGTCTGACTTACATTTATGGAATTGGATTATCAAGGTCGCAGGAAATTCTGGCGGCTACAGGTGTCAATCCAGACACCCGCGTTAAAGACTTAAGTGATGCCGATGTCGCAGCCCTACGTGCAGAAATAGAAAGTAACTATCAAGTAGAAGGTGACTTGCGGCGCTTGGAAGGTATGAACATCAAGCGCTTAATTGACATTGGCACCTACCGAGGTCGCCGCCACCGGATGGGTTTACCAGTCAGAGGACAAAGAACCCGTACTAATGCCAGAACCCGTCGTGGTAGAAGGCAGACAGTGGCTGGTAAGAAGAAGGCTCCTGGCAAATAATTGTTCATTGCTTGCTCATCAGAGCAAGTTTTTCCTTAAATTAACTAAACAAATATGGCGAGACAACCAACTAAAAAAACTGGGAGTAAAAAGCAAAAGCGGAACGTACCCAACGGACTTGCTTATATCCAATCTACCTTCAACAATAGCATTGTCACCATCACCGATCAAAATGGCGATGTCATTTCCTGGGCAAGTGCTGGTTCCAGTGGTTTTAAGGGAGCTAAAAAGGGAACTCCCTTTGCTGCACAAACCGCTGCTGAAAGCGCAGCCCGA
This window of the Nostoc sp. HK-01 genome carries:
- the infA gene encoding translation initiation factor IF-1: MEGTVTESLPNAMFRVDLDNGFNVLAHISGKIRRNYIKILPGDRVKVELTPYDLTKGRITYRLRKK
- the rpsM gene encoding 30S ribosomal protein S13 — encoded protein: MARIAGVDLPRDKRVEIGLTYIYGIGLSRSQEILAATGVNPDTRVKDLSDADVAALRAEIESNYQVEGDLRRLEGMNIKRLIDIGTYRGRRHRMGLPVRGQRTRTNARTRRGRRQTVAGKKKAPGK
- a CDS encoding 30S ribosomal protein S11; this translates as MARQPTKKTGSKKQKRNVPNGLAYIQSTFNNSIVTITDQNGDVISWASAGSSGFKGAKKGTPFAAQTAAESAARRAIDQGMRQIEVMVSGPGAGRETAIRALQGAGLEITLIRDITPIPHNGCRPPKRRRV